One region of Hymenobacter sediminicola genomic DNA includes:
- the paaE gene encoding 1,2-phenylacetyl-CoA epoxidase subunit PaaE, whose protein sequence is MSRFHKVKIKSIVRETPDCVSVSLDVPADLRETFKFTQGQYLTFRRDHDGEELRRSYSICSSPLDNEWRVAIKKVPEGRFSSLAVETLRVGEELEVMPPMGHFYTELHPEQQKLYVMFAAGSGITPVMSIVKTVLLTEPNSQVYLIYGNRGRNSIIFKEEIEALKNKFVDRLSVYHILSREQGDTDLLFGRINAEKARLFLQKIVPASEIDEAFICGPEEMINDVKDVLTEAGVAPEKIHFEMFASAGSAQRAAARQAQRPAGEDDKHSQVTVQLEGTKRVLEMSYYGDTILDALLETGADAPYSCKNGMCSTCRCRVTEGTVEMDVNYSLSDTEVAKGYVLSCQARPTSEKVCVDFDQ, encoded by the coding sequence ATGAGCCGTTTTCATAAAGTCAAAATCAAGAGCATCGTTCGGGAAACCCCGGACTGCGTGAGCGTATCCCTGGATGTGCCCGCCGACCTACGCGAGACGTTCAAATTCACGCAAGGCCAGTACCTCACGTTCCGCCGCGACCATGACGGCGAGGAGCTACGCCGCTCGTATTCTATCTGCAGCAGCCCGCTCGATAATGAGTGGCGCGTGGCCATCAAGAAAGTGCCGGAAGGCCGGTTTTCTTCGCTGGCGGTAGAGACGTTACGGGTAGGAGAGGAGCTGGAGGTGATGCCGCCGATGGGCCATTTCTACACCGAGCTGCACCCAGAGCAGCAAAAGCTTTATGTGATGTTTGCGGCAGGCTCAGGCATTACGCCGGTCATGTCCATCGTCAAGACGGTGCTGCTGACCGAGCCCAACAGCCAAGTGTACCTGATTTACGGCAACCGGGGCCGCAACTCCATCATCTTCAAAGAGGAAATTGAGGCCTTGAAAAACAAGTTCGTGGACCGCCTCAGCGTGTACCACATCCTCAGCCGCGAACAGGGCGACACCGACCTGCTGTTCGGCCGGATCAACGCCGAAAAAGCCCGCCTGTTTCTGCAGAAGATAGTGCCCGCCAGCGAGATTGATGAGGCATTTATCTGCGGCCCGGAGGAGATGATCAATGACGTGAAGGACGTGCTGACTGAGGCCGGAGTAGCCCCCGAGAAGATCCACTTCGAGATGTTTGCCTCGGCCGGCAGTGCCCAGCGCGCCGCCGCCCGCCAGGCCCAGCGCCCCGCTGGCGAAGACGACAAGCACAGCCAGGTAACCGTGCAGCTAGAAGGCACCAAGCGCGTGCTGGAAATGTCGTACTACGGCGACACCATTCTGGATGCCCTATTGGAAACCGGTGCCGATGCGCCCTACTCCTGCAAAAACGGCATGTGCAGTACCTGCCGCTGCCGCGTGACGGAAGGCACTGTGGAAATGGACGTGAACTATTCCCTCTCCGACACCGAAGTAGCGAAGGGCTATGTACTCTCTTGCCAAGCACGGCCCACCTCCGAAAAGGTGTGCGTGGACTTTGACCAATAA
- a CDS encoding TetR/AcrR family transcriptional regulator: MIPTRKVNKRQLILDEAAKLFKQKGFGGTSMRDLASEVGIEAASMYNHIKSKDEILELICFRISGIYISQLAEIEATQAAHGEKIKALIRLHIRLMIEDGAAVSVANHDWKYLREPALTEFKQARKQYEKGFATLIEQGIAASEFQPVNVSVALFTILSAVRWVELWYRPGRELSAEELEANIITMLLTGLEKK, from the coding sequence ATGATTCCGACGCGTAAAGTCAACAAACGTCAGCTTATTCTGGACGAAGCCGCCAAGTTGTTCAAGCAAAAAGGCTTTGGTGGCACCTCCATGCGTGATTTGGCCAGCGAAGTAGGCATTGAGGCGGCCAGCATGTACAACCACATCAAGTCTAAGGACGAAATTCTGGAGCTGATCTGCTTCCGCATATCAGGCATTTACATTTCCCAACTCGCCGAAATTGAAGCAACCCAGGCCGCACACGGCGAAAAGATCAAGGCGCTGATCCGGCTGCATATCCGCCTCATGATTGAGGATGGTGCGGCCGTATCAGTAGCTAACCACGACTGGAAATACTTGCGCGAACCAGCCCTAACGGAGTTCAAGCAGGCCCGCAAACAGTATGAGAAAGGCTTCGCGACTCTCATTGAACAGGGCATTGCAGCCAGCGAATTTCAGCCTGTGAATGTGTCGGTGGCGTTGTTCACGATTCTCTCGGCGGTACGCTGGGTGGAGCTGTGGTACCGCCCCGGCCGTGAGCTTTCCGCCGAAGAGCTGGAAGCCAATATTATCACCATGCTCCTCACCGGGCTGGAAAAGAAGTAA
- a CDS encoding phenylacetate--CoA ligase family protein gives MLFNPDIERLPLPQLRALQNTRLKEQVAYVYQRVPFYQQKFDALGVNPATFKGLEELPKLGFTKKSDFRNNYPFGLFAVPQPEVARLHCSSGTTGKATVGGYTAADLEIFSEVVARSLAAAGCRPGMKMQNAYGYGLFTGGMGIHYGAEKLGMTVIPISGGSTDRQLQLLQDFQPEVICATPSYAQVLAEELKRRSIPLDAINLQFAVLGAEPWSEAIRGQIQQGLNVRASNIYGLSEIMGPGVSQEDVDEQGTGSYIWEDHFYPEIVHQETGEPVAEGEMGVLVLTTLTKKAMPILRYWTGDITNIYYEHSHKRTHVKMGPIRGRADDMLIIRGVNFFHTQVEDIINSLENVSPYYQVVASRRGSMDEVEVNVEIDEVLMRELGLESLSDDIVQQHECLKTLKGAFAKKIKDNIGLSMKVTLLGFGQLPRSEGGKLSRVKDLRNL, from the coding sequence ATGCTGTTCAATCCTGACATAGAGCGCCTGCCGCTGCCACAACTCCGAGCCTTACAAAATACTCGTCTGAAAGAGCAGGTAGCGTATGTCTATCAGCGTGTGCCGTTCTATCAGCAGAAGTTTGATGCGCTGGGAGTCAACCCGGCAACGTTCAAGGGGCTGGAGGAGCTGCCAAAGCTTGGTTTTACCAAGAAATCTGACTTCCGGAATAACTATCCTTTTGGGCTGTTTGCTGTGCCTCAGCCGGAGGTGGCGCGTCTGCACTGCTCAAGCGGTACTACCGGTAAAGCCACAGTAGGTGGCTATACCGCCGCCGACCTAGAGATTTTCTCGGAAGTTGTAGCCCGCTCTTTGGCCGCGGCCGGTTGCCGGCCGGGCATGAAGATGCAGAATGCCTACGGCTACGGCCTGTTTACGGGTGGTATGGGAATTCATTACGGAGCTGAAAAGCTTGGTATGACGGTGATTCCCATATCGGGGGGCAGCACAGACCGGCAACTGCAGTTGCTGCAGGATTTTCAACCGGAAGTTATCTGCGCCACGCCTTCCTATGCGCAGGTGTTGGCCGAGGAGTTGAAGCGCCGCAGTATTCCGCTGGATGCAATTAATCTGCAGTTTGCGGTGCTGGGGGCCGAGCCATGGAGCGAGGCCATCCGGGGGCAGATACAGCAAGGTTTGAACGTGCGGGCCTCTAACATCTACGGTTTGAGCGAAATCATGGGACCGGGCGTATCGCAGGAGGATGTGGATGAGCAAGGCACGGGCAGCTACATATGGGAAGACCATTTCTACCCCGAAATTGTGCATCAGGAGACCGGGGAGCCGGTAGCGGAGGGAGAGATGGGTGTGCTGGTACTCACGACGCTCACCAAAAAGGCCATGCCCATTCTGCGCTACTGGACCGGCGACATCACCAACATCTATTACGAGCATTCCCATAAGCGTACCCACGTCAAGATGGGTCCTATTCGGGGCCGCGCCGACGATATGCTCATCATCCGGGGCGTCAATTTCTTTCACACGCAGGTTGAAGACATCATCAACAGCCTCGAAAACGTAAGCCCCTATTATCAGGTGGTGGCTTCGCGCCGCGGCAGCATGGATGAGGTAGAAGTGAATGTGGAAATCGACGAAGTGCTAATGCGGGAACTGGGCCTAGAAAGCCTATCCGACGATATAGTGCAGCAGCACGAGTGCCTGAAGACGTTGAAGGGCGCATTTGCCAAGAAAATCAAGGATAACATTGGCCTGAGCATGAAAGTGACGCTGCTGGGCTTTGGGCAGTTGCCGCGTAGTGAAGGCGGCAAACTCAGCCGCGTCAAAGATTTGCGCAATCTTTAG
- a CDS encoding fasciclin domain-containing protein has translation MKKNLLSLALMALLGAASVSTASAQASMTPGTVQVGGQAMYPNKNIVENAVNSADHKTLVAAVKAAGLVETLQGKGPFTVFAPTDAAFTALPAGTVETLVKPENKPTLTKILTYHVVAGNMTADKIMAAIKGGKGTATLKTVSGGTLKAMMNGPKNVVLVDEKGGVSTISTYDVIQSNGVIHVIDKVLMP, from the coding sequence ATGAAAAAAAATCTGCTTTCCCTCGCTCTGATGGCGCTATTAGGCGCTGCTTCTGTTTCCACAGCCTCTGCCCAGGCCAGCATGACACCCGGCACCGTGCAAGTAGGTGGCCAGGCTATGTATCCGAATAAGAACATTGTGGAGAATGCTGTTAACTCTGCCGACCACAAGACCTTGGTGGCTGCGGTGAAGGCAGCCGGCCTTGTTGAAACGCTGCAAGGCAAAGGCCCTTTCACTGTTTTTGCTCCTACTGACGCGGCTTTTACCGCCCTGCCAGCTGGCACCGTAGAAACACTGGTGAAGCCAGAAAACAAACCTACTCTTACCAAAATCCTCACCTACCACGTAGTAGCCGGCAACATGACAGCCGATAAGATTATGGCAGCCATTAAGGGGGGCAAGGGCACGGCCACACTCAAAACAGTGAGTGGCGGCACTCTAAAAGCTATGATGAACGGCCCCAAGAACGTAGTGCTGGTAGACGAGAAAGGTGGTGTTTCTACTATCTCTACCTACGATGTCATCCAGAGCAACGGCGTGATTCACGTAATTGACAAGGTGCTGATGCCTTAG
- a CDS encoding J domain-containing protein, whose translation MIQTHYQILGVAATATPHDIKRAYKQLAIELHPDKHGGSRLYEERFKAVTAAYRVLNDPARRASYDHQLRVAALRAAEAVRQQQYQTSTQHLYGVPMPPPAPLRTRPPAGSAERHYRPIVRQRKFTRRDYLLTFGLLAGLLLFVLTVKLTMDHVTAVSNYEDGLQAYGKQKWETAHAYFTEALRFKPNYKEALRRRATIEQLVNRNYKAAQEDYLAALTGTEQATERARLLFRLGQCQAGLGEADAAEQSLTYALALDSTQSGAWLARGEVRLFEQQRFSQAIHDLSVGLRQRAESGKPLPIKYLTYRGLAYYKLQDLAQARLDYRHVLEANPQNGQVHFLLGRVAQQEGNAPAACEFFRRAVRLGYVYADEARRQNCP comes from the coding sequence TTGATTCAAACCCATTACCAGATATTAGGCGTAGCCGCCACTGCCACACCGCACGACATCAAGCGGGCGTACAAGCAGCTGGCTATAGAATTGCATCCGGATAAGCATGGCGGCAGCCGTTTGTATGAGGAGCGGTTCAAGGCAGTAACGGCCGCATACCGGGTACTGAATGACCCGGCACGACGAGCCTCCTACGACCATCAACTACGGGTGGCGGCGTTGCGGGCGGCGGAGGCTGTACGCCAGCAGCAGTACCAAACTTCTACACAGCATTTGTATGGGGTGCCAATGCCCCCACCTGCGCCCCTGCGCACACGGCCTCCGGCAGGTTCTGCCGAGCGGCATTACCGCCCTATTGTGCGGCAGCGCAAATTTACCCGCCGCGACTATCTGCTAACATTCGGGTTGCTGGCTGGGCTGCTGCTATTTGTGCTGACGGTGAAGCTCACCATGGACCACGTTACGGCAGTGAGTAACTATGAAGACGGCTTGCAGGCATATGGGAAACAGAAGTGGGAAACGGCGCATGCGTATTTCACGGAAGCGCTTCGCTTTAAGCCCAACTACAAGGAAGCATTGCGTCGCCGTGCAACAATAGAGCAACTGGTCAACCGCAATTATAAAGCGGCACAGGAAGATTATTTGGCTGCCCTCACCGGTACCGAACAGGCTACCGAGCGGGCACGGCTGCTGTTCCGGTTGGGCCAGTGCCAGGCGGGACTCGGGGAGGCGGATGCTGCCGAACAGAGCCTCACCTACGCGCTAGCCCTCGACTCAACACAAAGTGGTGCGTGGCTGGCTCGTGGCGAAGTGCGGCTGTTTGAGCAGCAAAGATTCTCGCAGGCTATCCACGACCTTTCCGTGGGCCTGCGGCAACGAGCCGAATCGGGCAAGCCGCTGCCGATAAAGTACCTGACATACCGTGGGCTGGCCTATTATAAGCTGCAGGACTTAGCGCAGGCACGTCTCGATTATCGGCATGTGTTGGAAGCCAACCCCCAGAATGGCCAAGTCCATTTCCTGTTGGGCCGGGTAGCACAGCAGGAGGGAAATGCGCCAGCTGCTTGCGAGTTTTTCCGCCGCGCTGTGCGTCTGGGCTACGTATACGCCGACGAAGCCCGGCGGCAAAATTGTCCTTAG
- a CDS encoding phage holin family protein yields MGIFTDEDDASKTPRTDNIIGNLKGYLDTRIDLVRLEVQEKVKSAFVGTLHGVALAAIGLFFFLFLNIFIGLLLNEKLDSTYWGFGILAGFYLVLLIIFLVGVDKKAFQGLADKTLDNTIYKSDKRQA; encoded by the coding sequence ATGGGCATTTTCACTGACGAAGACGACGCAAGCAAGACGCCCCGAACCGATAATATCATCGGCAACCTGAAAGGTTACCTTGATACCCGCATCGACCTAGTCCGCCTAGAAGTGCAGGAAAAGGTGAAAAGCGCTTTCGTTGGCACTCTGCACGGTGTGGCGCTAGCTGCCATCGGGCTGTTCTTCTTCCTCTTCCTGAACATTTTTATTGGCTTGCTGCTCAACGAAAAGTTAGATAGCACTTATTGGGGCTTCGGCATTCTGGCGGGGTTCTATCTGGTGCTGTTGATTATTTTTCTGGTCGGTGTTGATAAGAAAGCTTTTCAGGGGCTTGCTGATAAAACGCTGGACAATACCATTTACAAATCCGACAAACGTCAAGCCTAA
- a CDS encoding geranylgeranylglyceryl/heptaprenylglyceryl phosphate synthase has protein sequence MRLTSLYDGLSKRRTHGRKALAVLLDPDNLDEAGCRRLLELSETHPIDYFFVGGSLVMTTHQAALIRLLKEHSAVPVLLFPSHSLHLDPQADGILLLSLISGRNPEFLIGQHVIAAPLLRQSNLQILPTGYMLVDTGRQTTASYVSGTTPLPYDKPSIAACTAMAGEQLGLRLIYLDGGSGAMYPVSTAMIRAVRQAIEVPLVVGGGINTADKAQAALEAGADVIVVGNQIEKTPEFLGEVSRVVQAFNTVSDAVAHKSS, from the coding sequence ATGCGCCTCACCAGCCTCTATGATGGCCTTAGCAAACGCCGAACGCATGGCCGCAAAGCCTTAGCGGTTCTGCTCGACCCCGATAATCTGGACGAAGCAGGTTGCCGGCGTTTGCTGGAGCTGAGCGAGACTCATCCAATAGACTACTTTTTTGTGGGTGGCAGCTTGGTGATGACGACTCACCAGGCTGCCCTCATTCGTTTACTAAAGGAGCATTCAGCAGTGCCTGTGCTGCTGTTTCCCAGCCACAGCTTGCACCTCGACCCCCAGGCTGATGGTATCCTGTTGCTCTCCCTGATTTCGGGTCGCAACCCTGAATTCCTGATTGGGCAGCACGTAATTGCGGCGCCCTTGCTACGCCAGAGCAATCTTCAGATCCTGCCAACCGGCTATATGCTGGTTGACACGGGCCGCCAGACGACAGCCAGCTACGTAAGTGGCACTACTCCTCTTCCCTACGACAAGCCTTCTATTGCGGCCTGCACTGCTATGGCGGGCGAGCAGCTTGGTTTACGTCTTATCTACTTAGATGGGGGCAGCGGGGCCATGTATCCGGTATCAACGGCCATGATTCGGGCCGTACGCCAAGCCATTGAGGTACCGCTCGTTGTTGGAGGAGGCATCAATACGGCAGATAAGGCTCAGGCGGCTCTGGAAGCCGGTGCCGACGTTATTGTAGTAGGCAACCAGATTGAGAAAACGCCCGAGTTCTTAGGAGAGGTTTCCCGTGTGGTGCAAGCTTTCAATACCGTGTCTGATGCTGTAGCGCATAAGTCCTCTTGA